Part of the Candidatus Hydrogenedentota bacterium genome is shown below.
TACTTGGCGCTGCTTCCCGAGATTTCGTCCAATCTTAAGGAACGTGTCGACCTGACCACGTACCAGTCCGTCTTCATCATGCTGGGCACATTTTTGTTCGCGGCCATGGGCGCCATTCTCAACACCTATGGTTGGACCAAAGCGTCCCTCTTGGTGAGTGCGTTGGCGCTGCTATGTTTTCTCCCGGTTTGCACCCTTATTCGCGAACGCGAGCATCCATCTATCTCGAAAGAGGAACACATGGGCCTTTTCGCATCCGCGAGGCTTGCCCTCAAGAATCAGCCATTCCGGTGCGTGTTCGGCGCGACCGCGTTGTTCTGGTATGGACTGAATGGCCTGATTGTTCTTGTGCCGGTGTGGGTGCTGAGTTACCTCGGACGCGACGAGGGCGCGGTAACCATGGTTATGCTGCCGTTTCTGCTTGTGAACCTCGCGTTCTTCTTTGTGTTCAACGCACTTGCAGGGAAATTCGGAAAGTATGTGCTCATGCAAGTGACGTTTCTCGCGGGCGCGGTAGTCATGGCATCCATCGCCCTCGTGGGCATACTCCCCATAGGAAGCGAGTTCATTCAGACGGCGGTCATTATGTCCCTCTTCGGCATTCCCGCCGCGGGATTCATGGTCTTGCCCTTTGCGGTCCTTGCCGATGTCGTAGACTACGACGAGAAGCTTACGGGCCGCAGGCGTGAGGCGCTGTATGTCGGCGGGCAAGGTGTTGCGCAGAAGATCATGATTGGACTCTCGATGCTGAGCTTTACCATCGTGCCGTACCTGGGAAGCGATGGCACCCAGACGTTGCGCGAGGGTGGCGCACTGGTGATCAGCGGATCGTATTCACCGCAAGAAGGAACGGCAATTCCGTCCGACTCAGTCGCGCCGGCCACGGAATACGCGCCTGGGGTGGTCCGAATCAGCCCCAAACCTGCGTCTATCAATGCCCCCTGGAGACTGAGCGGTCCTGACGGGATCGTGCGAGAAGGCAAGGGACCGGCGGAATTGACCGATCTGCCGCGGGGAAAGTATGCGATCGAATGGAAGGAAGTGGCGGGATGGACTGTACCGCAGCCCGCTAAGCAACCCACTCCATTTGGTCTCAAACTGATGGCTCTGCTTTGCGGTGCAGCGTGTGTGTGCGGATTCCTGGTGTTTTTGCGTTATCCGATCCGGGAGAAGGACGGCAAGACGTATTTCGTGGGTCAGACGTGTTAGGCTGAAGCGGGTTAATCGGAACGGGCTTCCCGGACACATTGGACGAAGAGGACGATGGAACGCACCTATCAATACTACCGCGAAGTGTTTGCCGGGCGCGTGATGCCGTTTGCGTTCGTGGACCTCGATTTATTCGACCAGAACATTCGGGACATTGCGGTGCGCGCGGGAAAGCGTACGATTCGTATCGCATCGAAGTCGGTTCGCTCCATTCCGCTCCTTGAGCGAATCCTCGATGCGAATCCCATCTATCGCGGCATCATGGCATACAGCGTGCGCGAGGCCGTGTTTCTGAGCCAGCAAGGTTTTGACGATATTCTTGTTGCGTATCCGGCCCTGCGAGAGGCCGACGACATGGCGTTTGCGGAGGAGCTTCGCCGGGGCAAACGCATCGTCTTGATGGTCGACTGCGCAGAGCACGTGCAGTTCTTGGAGAAGGTGGGCGGCGTATTCCGCGTCTTCATTCCGGTATGCATTGACATCGACATGTCCACCCAGTTTCCGGGACTGTACTTCGGGGTGCGGCGTTCGCCGATAACGACCCCCGAGCAGGCCCTCGCTGTGTGCCGGGAAATCAAAGAGAGCAAGTATGTGCGGCTTCATGGGCTGATGGGATACGAGGCGCAGATCGCCGGGCTGCCGGACAACGTGCCGGGCGGCGGACTCAAGAACGCCGTGGTCCGGTATTTGAAGCAACGCTCACTGATGAAAGTGCGTGCACGGCGCGCGCGGATCGTCGAGGCGGTGAAGAACGCGGGTTTCGACCTCGGGTTTGTTAACGGCGGCGGCACGGGCAGTGTTGAATCGACCGCGTCGGAGTCCTGCATTACCGAGGTGACGGTTGGCTCGGGATTCTTCTCGCCGCTGTTGTTCGACTGGTACCAGGGATTTCATCATTCGCCCGCGGTGGGCTATGCCATCGAAATCACGCGTAAACCCTGTCCGAATATCTACACCTGCCACGGCGGCGGGTACGTGGCGTCTGGCACAGGCAAAGAAAAGCAGCCCCGGCCGTACCTGCCGAAAGGTGCGCGCTTGTTGTCGACCGAAGGAGCGGGGGAGGTGCAGACCCCTGTTGTATGTGACGGTCCCGAGTCGCTTAATCTCGGCGATCCGATCTTCATGCGCTACAGCAAGGCCGGTGAAATGTGCGAACGGTTCAACGTGCTGCTTGCCGTCTCGGAAGGCAAGGTTGTCGATGAAATTCCCACTTATCGCGGTGAGGGCCAGGTGTTTCTGTAGGCAGGAACGTGTGGTTTCGCGATCACGAGATCCAGATCTGTGCGTCGGCAGTCACCCGCCAAACTTCGCCATCCCAATCCAAGAGCGTAATGCCGCCTCCGCCACCTGTCGGACCTCTTGAACCCACGCCGTATAAGAGGGCTTGTGTGCCATCTTTGCTAAACCCGACCTGGGATACGCGAGTGAATCCGATACTCCCTGGGTAGAGGCCTTTCAAGACGTCATACGCCTTCTTGTCGTGAGTTTGAAAGAGATCTTTGATTTGGCTATTGGGAATGAGAACTATGTTCAGCTTCAACGGAAATGTATCCGTCAGTGTCACTGACTCCTTGTTCTTCAGCAAGAAGTCTTCTAGCGTATCTTGCCTTAACCCAGCGAGCTGCTTACGAATTTCTTCGCTCAGCGAGCTTTTCCACGTCTCCGTTTCCTGAACGAGAAGGAGTGGATTCGAAATTTGTAAGCCTTGACTGAGAGAAGCGGCATAGACTTGGTACGGATCCGAACGGCCATCCTTATGCCCACATCCGCAGATTATTGCCGCGAGAAAGACAGCTACAGGCATTAGACGGGTTTTCACTAATCTTGTTCCTGTTATTTGTTTTAGTCTTGGGTGTACGGGAAAGTATAAGCGTAACACGAAAACTCACTGGAGAGAGATGATGTGACGTGTAGAACGGTCGATGCCCGTGTGTCACGATGTGTCCGGCTGCGTCAATGCGAGTGGACTCTTTGGATGAATGAACAAGAACAGACGGCCTATAATTGCCGTTATAGTGACTTCACAATTTGTCATGTGCTGCAGAAAGCAGGGGGGGCAACATGAAGAGACATCAGGTTGTTACGGTTGCCATGCTGGCGGTCGTATTCACGGTTTCCGCGCTTGCCGACAATTCACGGGTAAAGACGATGGGGGAACCCGCTATGTTTGGAGGGCTTGGCGCGCTCCCGTTCCTCACCGATGCGAGGACGCGTTCGATCAGTGCCGAGAATCCGACGGGTGAGAAGGGCAAGGGCGGGATGGCCGTGCCGAATCCTTCGGAGGAGAAGCCCGCGGCGGCGGCACGCGCGGCGGATGACCTCGGACAGGGGTGGAAGGTGCGTCCGTTCATCCGCGTGAACGCGGGCGAGACGGCGACGCTGATGGACGTGGACGGCTCGGGCGTCGTCCAACACATTTGGATTGCGGGCGCGGACGCCAACTGGAAACGCAGCTACGTGCTGCGATTCTACTGGGACGGCGAAGAGACGCCTTCCATTGAAGTACCCGTGCCAGACTTCTTCGCCGTGGGACACGAGAAGTTTGCGCCCGTGAATTCGCTGGCGGTGGTCAACAATCCCGCGAACGGTTTGAACTGCTATTGGCCAATGCCATTTCGCAACCATGCGAAGGTTACAATTTCAAACGACGACTCGGCGGATCTGATGCTGGTCGCGTATCAGATTACGTATGCGGAAACGAGCGTGCCTGACAACGCGGCGTACCTGCACGCGCAGTGGCGGCGCGCCAAGACGGATACAGTCAATCCGTGCGTGATTCTCGACGGTGTGAAAGGGAAAGGGCGTTACGTCGGTACGTTCCTCGCGTGGACGCAGTTCGAGAAGGGATGGTTCGGCGAAGGAGAGATTAAGTTCTACATGGATGGCGACACCGAGTTTCCGACCATCTGCGGCACGGGCACGGAGGACTATTTTTGCGGCAGCTACGGGTTCCCGGAGCCTTACACGACGGCCTACGTGGGCACGACGTTGCCTACAAAAGACGGCGATGAACCGCCGAACCATTGGAGCCTCTACCGTTGGCACATTCAGGATCCCATCTGTTATGACCAAGACTTGCGGGTCACGATCCAGGCCCTAGGATGGGGTAAGGACGGCAAGTACAAGAAGCTGTCGGATGACATTGCATCCGTTGCATACTGGTATCAGGCCGAGCCGCATGCGCCGTTCCCGGCAATGCCTGGCGTGGCTGAGCGCGCGCCAGTAAAGAAGTAAGACAAGAAGATGAAGGTAGCCGAGGGCGGCTGCCCCACATGAGCCGGGTTCGAGAAGCGTTACGCAGCAGCCCTCGACTGAGATTGTCTGACCAATGTGCATTGGAAGAGAGCTCAACTTGCGACTGATGAGTCTTCGGAGATTTATCCAGTGAGAACACTAGCCTCTGCGTTGCTTTTGGTGTTTTGTGCAATGGCAATTGCTCAAACGTCGCTTCCTCCATCCTCCCCCTATGCCGTGCGCGCGTTTGGGGCGGTGGGTGACGGCGTGGCGAAGGACACGGCGGCGGTACAGAAGGCCATCGATGCATGCTCGGCGGGTGGCGGCGGTACGGTGTATTTTGCGCCGGGTTCTTATCTCTGCGGCAGCCTTCACCTGAAGAGTAACGTAACGCTGTATCTCGACACGGCGGCGGTTATCAAAGGCAGCAAGGACATTGCCGATTATGATCCGTACGAGGAATTGGGATTCGAGAATGACGCTGACCGAGAGACTTCATTCTTCCATCAGTCGTTGATCTGGGGCGAAGGCGTCGAGCACATCGGCATTGTGGGCTCGGGAACGATCGACAGCAACTACGAGCACCGTGGCGGGCCGAAGGCAGTCGGATTGAAGCGCTGCAAGTACGTGGAGATTCGCGGCATTCATGTCATAAATATACCGAACTACGCCATCAGCATGTTGGGAACGGACTACGTGACCATCGACGGCGTGACGATACAGAACGGGTTTGCTGACGGTATTGACCCCGATGCGTGCCAGAACGTACGTATTTCGAATTGCCACATCGAGACCTTCGATGATGCGATCGTACCGAAGGCGAGTTTCTCTCTGGGCGAACGCCGTGCTTGCGAAAACATCACGGTTACGAACTGTTTTCTTGGGACAGCTTGCAGTGCATTCAAGCTGGGCACCGAGTCTGGCGGCGATTTCAAGAGGATTGCCGTAAGCAACTGCGTGATGTCGGGTTTGGAAGGCAGGCGGCCCGCGATAAGCGGCATATCGCTGGAGTCCGTGGATGGGTCCAATATCGACGGCGTCGTAATCTCGAATTGCACGATGGTCGATTGTCGCGCGCCGGTCTTCATCCGCCTGGGCAACCGTGGTCGCGATATGGATACGCCAACTCCGGGCACGGTCCGCAATATCTCCATCAACAACATTGTATCTACGGGCGCGTCGCTATCGTGTTCCGTTGCGGGATTGCCAGGGCACAACATTGAAGGTGTTACACTTTCCGACATTCGTGTGCGATTTGTTGGCGGAGGGCCACACCGCAGCGACGAGGAAGTCATACCTGAATACGCGGACGAATACCCCGAGGCAACCATGTTTGGAGGACTGCCGTCCTACGGCTTGTATGCGCGGCATGTGGCGGGGCTTACCTTGCGCAACGTGCAAGTGTTCTGCGAGAAGGACTACTGGGTATTGAGTGAAGTGCGTTCGGGTAAGATCCGCTGGCGTGTGGATGGGGGGATGCCCGAGCCCGCAGCCCTCAGCGATCCGGGCCATGCGGTGGTATGCGACGATGTAACGGGATTGGTCATCGACGACTTGAAGGCCCAAGCTTCGCCTGACGGCGCTTCCGTGATGCGACTTATCAACGTGCGCGATGCGATGGTGCGCAACTCGGCCGCACCTGCCAATGCTGCTGTTTTTGTCGAAGTCGCCGGCGAGCAGTCGGCAGGAATTGCGTTACTGGGCAATGATTTTTCGCGCGCTCAGGCAGGGCTTAAGCTCGATGCCAAGACTTCTGCTGAAGTTGTTCGTGCTGCGGGAAACCTTGAGAAATAGAGTCGATGTCCAGACTTCTGGGTCGAGCGTAGGGGCTGTCGTGACGATTGCTGCTATTGCAGCATTTTGGACCATCTGATATAGTGCCCTTGGCTTGACCAAAGGTCAGGTAACCGCTTCCGCAAGGTCCGGTGGCTGTCCATACAATAATGCGCTTCATTTGCTCGTGGGTTCTGTTCTGTTGAATCACGACAGAGCGCTTGTTCCTTGTCTTTGAATTCGAACCTCATAACCCGAATCTGTGCAGTAGGAGGTCCACTCAATGATAACGGAAAGCACCCTAACCGCCCCTCAAACTTCCTCTGCATCGCAAGCGGCCCCCAACGAAATCGCGGTACGGAATCCACGCACGGGCAAAACGATATACACGTTCCGCGAGCCGACCGATCAGGAAATCCAGCAATCATTTGAGCGGGCTCGCGCGGCGTTCGGCACGATCCGCGCGATGACGGTTCGGGAGCGGCTGGAAGAAATCGGGAAGATTAAGCGCTATTTTCTGGCGAACAA
Proteins encoded:
- a CDS encoding MFS transporter, whose product is MGELSFRQRLAFGMAGITMNLPDMVFMQWLLVRYVRPGEMQPLVPPLLFGVIVLFARIMEAIANPVVGHWSDQTRTKWGRRMPYLRLGIIPFVVVFSLLFAPPVDHLHWMNVAWVFVLLQCYLYLYAVIITPYLALLPEISSNLKERVDLTTYQSVFIMLGTFLFAAMGAILNTYGWTKASLLVSALALLCFLPVCTLIREREHPSISKEEHMGLFASARLALKNQPFRCVFGATALFWYGLNGLIVLVPVWVLSYLGRDEGAVTMVMLPFLLVNLAFFFVFNALAGKFGKYVLMQVTFLAGAVVMASIALVGILPIGSEFIQTAVIMSLFGIPAAGFMVLPFAVLADVVDYDEKLTGRRREALYVGGQGVAQKIMIGLSMLSFTIVPYLGSDGTQTLREGGALVISGSYSPQEGTAIPSDSVAPATEYAPGVVRISPKPASINAPWRLSGPDGIVREGKGPAELTDLPRGKYAIEWKEVAGWTVPQPAKQPTPFGLKLMALLCGAACVCGFLVFLRYPIREKDGKTYFVGQTC
- a CDS encoding glycoside hydrolase family 28 protein — translated: MRTLASALLLVFCAMAIAQTSLPPSSPYAVRAFGAVGDGVAKDTAAVQKAIDACSAGGGGTVYFAPGSYLCGSLHLKSNVTLYLDTAAVIKGSKDIADYDPYEELGFENDADRETSFFHQSLIWGEGVEHIGIVGSGTIDSNYEHRGGPKAVGLKRCKYVEIRGIHVINIPNYAISMLGTDYVTIDGVTIQNGFADGIDPDACQNVRISNCHIETFDDAIVPKASFSLGERRACENITVTNCFLGTACSAFKLGTESGGDFKRIAVSNCVMSGLEGRRPAISGISLESVDGSNIDGVVISNCTMVDCRAPVFIRLGNRGRDMDTPTPGTVRNISINNIVSTGASLSCSVAGLPGHNIEGVTLSDIRVRFVGGGPHRSDEEVIPEYADEYPEATMFGGLPSYGLYARHVAGLTLRNVQVFCEKDYWVLSEVRSGKIRWRVDGGMPEPAALSDPGHAVVCDDVTGLVIDDLKAQASPDGASVMRLINVRDAMVRNSAAPANAAVFVEVAGEQSAGIALLGNDFSRAQAGLKLDAKTSAEVVRAAGNLEK
- a CDS encoding amino acid deaminase/aldolase; its protein translation is MERTYQYYREVFAGRVMPFAFVDLDLFDQNIRDIAVRAGKRTIRIASKSVRSIPLLERILDANPIYRGIMAYSVREAVFLSQQGFDDILVAYPALREADDMAFAEELRRGKRIVLMVDCAEHVQFLEKVGGVFRVFIPVCIDIDMSTQFPGLYFGVRRSPITTPEQALAVCREIKESKYVRLHGLMGYEAQIAGLPDNVPGGGLKNAVVRYLKQRSLMKVRARRARIVEAVKNAGFDLGFVNGGGTGSVESTASESCITEVTVGSGFFSPLLFDWYQGFHHSPAVGYAIEITRKPCPNIYTCHGGGYVASGTGKEKQPRPYLPKGARLLSTEGAGEVQTPVVCDGPESLNLGDPIFMRYSKAGEMCERFNVLLAVSEGKVVDEIPTYRGEGQVFL
- a CDS encoding DUF2961 domain-containing protein; translation: MKRHQVVTVAMLAVVFTVSALADNSRVKTMGEPAMFGGLGALPFLTDARTRSISAENPTGEKGKGGMAVPNPSEEKPAAAARAADDLGQGWKVRPFIRVNAGETATLMDVDGSGVVQHIWIAGADANWKRSYVLRFYWDGEETPSIEVPVPDFFAVGHEKFAPVNSLAVVNNPANGLNCYWPMPFRNHAKVTISNDDSADLMLVAYQITYAETSVPDNAAYLHAQWRRAKTDTVNPCVILDGVKGKGRYVGTFLAWTQFEKGWFGEGEIKFYMDGDTEFPTICGTGTEDYFCGSYGFPEPYTTAYVGTTLPTKDGDEPPNHWSLYRWHIQDPICYDQDLRVTIQALGWGKDGKYKKLSDDIASVAYWYQAEPHAPFPAMPGVAERAPVKK